From the genome of Gemmatimonas phototrophica, one region includes:
- a CDS encoding phospholipase D family protein, translating to MMPVSRRRLVRTIALSVALIVPIVLLKRSPEPAPERPRALRQVTADAAFCAPRQRAGISLSQHLAPVASRLSSSTGVFALEEGDISMIARAWLTETAERTIDIQYFIFTADNVGLIAADYLLRAADRGIRVRLLVDDFMLEADAEALLALDAHPNLEIRLYNPTTNIGKNLPTKLFNLTSDFRGFNQRMHNKTFIVDSQVVITGGRNIADEYFDYDHEYNFRDRDVLLLGKAARDVQRSFTQFWNDPLSVPVASLVQSSVAQPDTATTYRYLHDYACDPRNFWPQVRERIAAVPSTFNSMQESGALVWSDSVTFVTDLPGKNAGTDGLGGGGQSTAELIRLVRSAKSSVTIQSPYLVTTAVSQELFRDAIKRGVRVRILTNSLASTDNLDAFSGYQRDRDVLLGLGVELYEFKPDAAVRRRVMTGALQTTLNYAPIFGLHAKSMVVDNHIAVIGTFNLDPRSANLNTECLAIVRDARIAGDLAKAMDEDMRPENAWHTTSSFNPDGSVRLGKRLAVWFRRVVPKAVL from the coding sequence ATGATGCCTGTTTCCCGTCGCCGCCTTGTTCGTACGATTGCGCTCAGTGTGGCGCTCATCGTGCCCATTGTTCTGCTCAAGCGATCTCCCGAGCCCGCCCCCGAGCGCCCGCGTGCGCTGCGCCAGGTGACTGCGGACGCCGCGTTTTGTGCGCCACGCCAACGCGCGGGGATATCGCTCTCACAGCATCTGGCACCGGTCGCATCGCGCTTGTCATCGAGCACGGGCGTTTTTGCACTGGAAGAAGGCGATATCTCCATGATTGCGCGGGCGTGGCTCACGGAAACGGCCGAGCGCACCATCGATATCCAGTATTTCATTTTCACCGCCGACAACGTGGGGCTCATTGCCGCCGACTATCTGCTGCGCGCTGCCGATCGAGGGATTCGCGTTCGGCTGCTGGTGGATGATTTCATGCTTGAGGCGGACGCCGAGGCGCTGCTCGCCCTCGACGCGCACCCCAATCTCGAAATCCGGCTCTATAACCCCACCACGAATATCGGGAAGAATCTTCCCACCAAGCTGTTCAACCTCACGTCCGACTTCCGCGGTTTCAATCAGCGGATGCACAACAAGACGTTCATTGTGGACTCGCAGGTGGTGATCACCGGTGGCCGCAATATTGCCGATGAGTACTTCGACTACGATCACGAATACAATTTCCGCGATCGGGACGTACTGTTGCTGGGGAAAGCGGCCCGCGATGTGCAGCGCTCATTCACACAGTTCTGGAACGATCCGCTCAGCGTACCGGTGGCGTCGTTGGTCCAATCCAGCGTAGCGCAGCCTGATACCGCCACCACGTATCGCTATCTGCACGATTATGCCTGCGATCCGCGCAACTTCTGGCCGCAGGTGCGCGAACGCATTGCCGCCGTACCAAGCACCTTCAACAGCATGCAGGAGTCCGGCGCGCTCGTCTGGTCCGACAGTGTCACCTTCGTGACGGATCTGCCCGGCAAGAACGCGGGCACCGATGGCCTTGGCGGTGGCGGGCAGAGTACGGCAGAACTGATTCGCCTGGTGCGCAGCGCGAAGAGCTCGGTGACCATTCAGTCACCGTATCTCGTGACCACTGCAGTCAGCCAGGAGCTTTTTCGCGACGCCATTAAACGCGGCGTACGCGTGCGCATCCTCACCAACAGTCTGGCCTCGACGGATAATCTCGACGCCTTCAGTGGATATCAACGTGACCGCGACGTGCTGCTGGGGTTGGGCGTGGAGCTCTATGAATTCAAGCCCGATGCGGCGGTGCGCCGTCGCGTGATGACCGGCGCGCTGCAAACCACGCTCAATTACGCCCCCATCTTTGGATTGCACGCCAAATCCATGGTGGTGGATAATCACATCGCTGTCATTGGCACCTTCAATCTCGATCCACGCAGTGCCAACCTGAACACCGAATGTCTGGCCATCGTGCGGGACGCCCGCATTGCCGGTGATCTCGCGAAAGCCATGGACGAGGATATGCGCCCGGAGAACGCCTGGCATACCACATCGTCGTTCAACCCGGATGGGAGCGTTCGCCTGGGGAAACGTCTTGCCGTCTGGTTTCGGCGTGTCGTCCCGAAAGCGGTGCTATAG
- a CDS encoding CBS domain-containing protein: MKAVGELLKKHDGTLWHVTPDMTVYAAVERLAYHGVGALLVMEGDRLAGVFSERDYTRKITLQGRNSKETRVAEIMTTEVITVSATTRTRECMSLMSVRKIRHLPVIDGTRVLGMISIRDIMNDIIADHESTIASLHSYITS, translated from the coding sequence ATGAAAGCTGTTGGCGAACTGCTCAAGAAACATGACGGGACCCTCTGGCATGTAACGCCGGACATGACCGTCTACGCCGCGGTCGAGCGATTGGCGTACCACGGGGTCGGTGCTCTGCTGGTCATGGAAGGCGATCGACTGGCTGGTGTCTTTTCCGAGCGCGACTATACCCGCAAGATTACGCTGCAGGGGCGCAACTCGAAGGAGACGCGTGTCGCGGAGATCATGACCACCGAAGTCATCACCGTGAGCGCGACGACGCGAACGCGCGAGTGCATGTCGCTCATGAGTGTCAGGAAAATTCGACACTTGCCCGTCATCGATGGCACCCGCGTGCTCGGCATGATTTCCATTCGGGACATCATGAACGACATCATTGCCGACCATGAGTCCACGATCGCCTCGCTCCACAGCTATATCACGTCCTGA
- a CDS encoding GNAT family N-acetyltransferase, with the protein MTDTPALPVGYSTVPPGHLASVVTYLEMTSRPTSRPVPELGATLTLHRLGAAELDRYRALFRAVGTRWLWFSRLRLSDEALTAILGDPQVYVWAVQEGDQSVGLLELDFREADACELAFFGLIDRMVGRGAGRWLMDEAITRAWAHPIRRFHVHTCTLDHPGAVAFYQRSGFVAYRRAVEIARDPRITGELGLDAGSDVPVIAG; encoded by the coding sequence ATGACCGACACCCCTGCACTTCCCGTGGGCTACAGCACCGTCCCGCCCGGCCACCTCGCGAGTGTGGTGACCTATCTCGAGATGACGTCGCGGCCGACCAGCCGTCCGGTACCTGAGCTGGGGGCAACGCTCACGTTACATCGGCTCGGCGCCGCGGAGCTCGACCGGTATCGGGCGCTCTTCCGGGCCGTTGGGACCCGATGGCTCTGGTTTTCCCGTCTCAGGCTGTCCGATGAGGCGCTGACGGCCATCCTGGGCGACCCGCAGGTTTACGTGTGGGCCGTTCAGGAGGGAGACCAGTCCGTGGGACTGCTGGAGCTGGACTTCCGGGAAGCAGATGCGTGCGAGCTCGCCTTTTTCGGCCTCATCGACCGGATGGTAGGGCGCGGGGCGGGACGGTGGCTCATGGATGAGGCCATCACGCGCGCGTGGGCACACCCGATACGCCGCTTCCACGTGCACACCTGTACCCTTGATCATCCCGGCGCGGTGGCGTTTTACCAGCGCTCCGGGTTTGTGGCGTATCGGCGTGCCGTGGAGATTGCCCGTGACCCGCGAATCACCGGCGAACTGGGACTCGATGCTGGGAGTGATGTACCGGTGATTGCCGGGTGA
- a CDS encoding DUF2200 domain-containing protein: MVEHRIFSMPFGRVYPAYVNKVERKGRSKSDLDRIICWLTGYTAEELSQQIANGCDIRTFFAQAPAMHPNAALITGVVCGVRVEEVEDPLMQQIRWLDKLVDELAKGRAMEKILRSSRASVPVPSDSQ, from the coding sequence ATGGTGGAGCACCGCATTTTTTCCATGCCCTTTGGCCGTGTGTATCCGGCGTACGTCAACAAAGTGGAGCGCAAGGGTCGATCCAAGAGTGACCTGGATCGAATCATCTGCTGGCTGACCGGATACACTGCGGAGGAGCTCAGTCAGCAGATCGCGAACGGGTGTGACATTCGCACATTCTTCGCACAGGCCCCGGCCATGCATCCCAACGCCGCGTTGATTACCGGCGTGGTATGCGGGGTGCGCGTGGAAGAGGTGGAGGACCCGTTGATGCAACAGATCCGCTGGCTCGACAAGCTGGTGGATGAACTGGCAAAGGGCAGGGCGATGGAGAAGATTCTCAGGAGCTCGCGCGCATCGGTACCAGTTCCGAGCGACTCCCAATGA
- a CDS encoding amidohydrolase family protein: MHSALHRAARTAALTASLVVTGFVGAAATPSFAGAQVVIPTAAQDQPVVLKGATIHTVTKGTITNGTIVMERGKITAIGGPEVATPRGAKVVDLTGKHIYPGLIDAYSTVGITEIGAVDVSSDINELGDFNPNVRPEVAVNAESRHIGTTRSAGVLVAFATPGGGLISGLSSAISLEGWTWEEMSMKGAAALNVNWPDPNARPRRGFGGPPGGFGGRPQPAPKTYAEQVEEIKNFFGEARAYRDALKAGQNVRTDARYAAMIPALNGEIPVVVAADGVSQINDAITWAKQEGVKLVIRGGRNALDVAARLKAENVPVILTATMSAPSRSDDAYDEAYATPAALFKAGVKFAIAGDGDALYSYRLPWDAGVAVAFGLPEEEALKAVTINAAEFMGVADKVGSLEVGKEATLVITTGTPLDMTTNIIQSYIQGREIDMNDMQKQFFKKYMEKINQAKKKIAS; this comes from the coding sequence ATGCACTCCGCCTTGCATCGCGCGGCCCGTACCGCCGCTCTGACCGCGAGCCTCGTGGTGACCGGCTTCGTGGGCGCCGCTGCCACGCCGTCGTTCGCCGGCGCGCAGGTCGTCATTCCTACCGCCGCGCAGGATCAGCCGGTGGTGCTCAAGGGCGCCACCATTCATACGGTCACCAAGGGCACCATCACGAACGGCACCATCGTGATGGAGCGCGGCAAAATCACCGCCATCGGCGGCCCCGAAGTCGCCACGCCGCGTGGCGCCAAAGTGGTGGATCTCACCGGCAAGCACATCTACCCGGGCCTCATTGACGCCTACAGCACGGTGGGCATCACCGAAATCGGCGCCGTGGATGTCTCCAGCGACATCAACGAGCTGGGCGACTTCAATCCCAACGTCCGTCCGGAAGTCGCCGTGAACGCGGAAAGCCGTCACATTGGCACCACGCGGTCGGCCGGCGTGCTGGTGGCCTTCGCCACGCCGGGGGGCGGCCTGATCTCCGGCTTGTCGTCGGCGATTTCGCTCGAAGGATGGACCTGGGAAGAGATGAGCATGAAGGGCGCCGCGGCGCTCAACGTGAACTGGCCCGACCCCAACGCGCGTCCGCGTCGCGGGTTCGGCGGACCGCCGGGTGGCTTTGGCGGTCGTCCACAGCCGGCGCCCAAGACCTACGCCGAGCAGGTGGAAGAGATCAAAAACTTCTTTGGCGAAGCGCGGGCGTATCGCGATGCGCTCAAGGCTGGTCAGAATGTGCGGACGGACGCACGCTACGCCGCCATGATTCCCGCCCTCAACGGGGAAATCCCGGTGGTGGTGGCGGCCGACGGTGTGTCGCAGATCAACGACGCCATTACCTGGGCCAAACAGGAAGGGGTGAAGCTGGTCATTCGTGGCGGGCGCAACGCACTGGATGTCGCGGCGCGACTCAAGGCCGAGAACGTGCCGGTAATTCTCACGGCCACCATGTCGGCCCCGTCGCGCAGCGACGACGCATACGACGAGGCCTACGCCACGCCGGCCGCCTTGTTCAAGGCCGGTGTGAAGTTCGCGATTGCCGGTGACGGTGATGCGCTCTACAGCTATCGCCTGCCGTGGGACGCCGGCGTAGCCGTGGCCTTCGGACTGCCGGAAGAAGAAGCCCTGAAGGCCGTGACGATCAACGCCGCCGAATTCATGGGCGTGGCCGACAAGGTAGGGTCGCTCGAAGTGGGCAAGGAAGCCACGCTGGTGATCACCACCGGCACCCCGCTGGATATGACGACGAACATCATTCAGTCGTACATCCAGGGGCGCGAGATCGACATGAACGACATGCAGAAGCAGTTCTTCAAGAAGTACATGGAAAAGATCAACCAGGCCAAGAAGAAGATTGCCAGCTGA
- a CDS encoding amidohydrolase family protein, which produces MKVVRSLLSLAALAVGVSTLEAQQSSRTEPVTGLRANATGYHALVGAKVITAPGQVLDNATIVIRNGVVTAVGAGLTPPAGARVWELKGLTVYPGFVDAHADLGGDAPQQGGDVGPTHWNPQVRAWFSTTANLKDDSTRRIALRSLGFGAALAVPRQGIFRGTASVVHLGEAGVRERVLRPDLAQSIGFSRSFALGGMYPNSTMGTSALMKQTFLDAEWYIRAWSTYETSGRTMLPPETSEALAALGKAVKGTQPVVFQTESEEEYLRAFKLAADYKLTPWFRGSGQEYRLVDVLKGRTQPLIVPLAFPDAPNVANPEAATNVSLGDLRHWYLAPTNPAQLAANNIPFAITADGLSSVNQFLPNLRVAVARGLTPDKALAALTTVPAGWLGIEKTHGTIAVGKVANLVVTEGDLFTEESAIRDVWVQGTRYGVTRPPQVDPRGTWTIASEDLGTFKSATLRLEGPLNRIRGTIEMPSRRPVNLTGVRIIAETGRLEATFNGEQLGLEGAVLLSGSVRGEEFFGWMSLPTGTDANYKGTRTEQYQGPARGAVAVKVPKIDLPFIRPSMEFGRTSQPVQPATVVVRNATVWTQGPQGKLENADLLVQAGKVVRVGQKLSAPAGAVEIDATGKHVTPGLIDPHTHGGVSSVNESGFAIVPEVQMGDVITHNNIWFYRQLAGGLTSTMIKHGSANPIGGENVFVKTRWGSLPEDYKIVGAPRTVKFALGENPKRAPTRYPNTRMGVQEIIRDHFLAARDYEKEWKRWEKEKTGIPPRKDLRMEAILDILNQKLLISSHGYRADEFLALVRLAEEFGFKVQTLQHGVEAYKIADELKKSGVAAVVWSDWGAFKLEAYDATSYNARLLMEAGVVTSLHSDDNEISTRMNWEAGKLLRSGVNEIDALNTVTINAAKAIAIDKRIGSLEAGKDADFVIWNGNPLSQFTKAEQTWVDGRKYFSIDEDKVLRADVTKQRAQLIQAVIAASADAAPAAGAAPARGRGPGGK; this is translated from the coding sequence GTGAAAGTCGTTCGATCCCTGTTGAGCCTCGCCGCGCTGGCCGTAGGCGTCAGCACCCTTGAGGCCCAGCAATCGTCTCGCACCGAGCCCGTGACGGGTCTGCGTGCCAATGCCACGGGTTATCACGCGCTGGTCGGTGCCAAAGTGATCACCGCCCCCGGGCAGGTCCTCGACAATGCCACCATCGTCATCCGGAACGGCGTGGTCACCGCCGTGGGCGCCGGCCTCACCCCGCCCGCGGGTGCCCGCGTGTGGGAACTCAAGGGGCTGACGGTCTACCCCGGCTTCGTGGACGCCCATGCCGACCTCGGCGGTGACGCCCCCCAGCAGGGCGGCGATGTGGGGCCCACGCACTGGAATCCGCAGGTCCGCGCCTGGTTCAGCACCACGGCCAACCTGAAAGACGATTCCACCCGTCGCATTGCGCTCCGCTCGCTCGGCTTTGGCGCCGCGCTTGCCGTGCCACGCCAGGGCATCTTCCGCGGTACCGCCTCGGTGGTGCACCTCGGTGAGGCCGGCGTGCGCGAACGCGTGCTGCGCCCCGATCTCGCGCAGAGCATCGGCTTCTCGCGGTCGTTCGCCCTGGGGGGCATGTACCCCAACTCCACCATGGGCACCAGCGCGCTCATGAAGCAGACGTTCCTCGACGCGGAGTGGTACATCCGCGCCTGGTCCACCTACGAAACCAGCGGGCGCACCATGCTGCCCCCCGAGACCAGCGAAGCACTCGCCGCGCTCGGCAAGGCCGTGAAGGGCACGCAGCCCGTCGTGTTCCAGACGGAAAGCGAAGAGGAATACCTGCGCGCCTTCAAACTGGCCGCCGATTACAAGCTCACCCCGTGGTTCCGCGGCAGTGGGCAGGAATACCGCCTGGTGGACGTGCTCAAGGGGCGCACGCAGCCTCTCATTGTGCCGCTCGCCTTCCCGGACGCGCCCAACGTGGCCAATCCGGAAGCGGCCACCAACGTGTCGCTGGGAGATCTGCGCCACTGGTACCTCGCGCCCACCAACCCGGCGCAGCTCGCCGCCAACAACATTCCGTTCGCCATTACGGCGGACGGCCTGTCGTCGGTGAATCAGTTCCTCCCCAACCTGCGCGTGGCCGTGGCTCGCGGCCTTACGCCCGACAAGGCGCTCGCCGCGCTCACCACCGTGCCCGCCGGCTGGCTCGGCATTGAGAAGACGCACGGCACGATTGCCGTGGGCAAGGTGGCCAATCTTGTCGTGACGGAAGGCGATCTCTTCACCGAAGAGAGCGCCATTCGCGATGTGTGGGTGCAGGGGACCCGGTACGGCGTAACGCGCCCGCCGCAGGTCGACCCGCGCGGCACGTGGACGATTGCCTCCGAAGACCTCGGCACCTTCAAGAGCGCCACGCTGCGTCTCGAAGGCCCGCTCAACCGTATTCGCGGCACCATCGAAATGCCCAGCCGTCGCCCGGTGAACCTCACCGGTGTGCGCATCATTGCCGAAACGGGCCGCCTCGAAGCCACCTTCAACGGTGAGCAACTGGGCCTCGAAGGCGCAGTGCTGCTCTCCGGGTCAGTCCGCGGCGAAGAGTTCTTTGGCTGGATGTCGCTCCCCACCGGGACCGATGCCAACTACAAGGGCACGCGGACCGAGCAGTACCAGGGCCCGGCGCGCGGCGCGGTGGCGGTGAAGGTCCCCAAGATCGACCTGCCCTTCATTCGCCCGAGCATGGAGTTTGGCCGCACGTCGCAGCCGGTGCAGCCGGCTACGGTAGTGGTGCGGAATGCCACCGTCTGGACGCAGGGGCCGCAGGGCAAGCTCGAAAACGCCGACCTGCTGGTGCAGGCCGGCAAGGTGGTGCGCGTGGGGCAGAAGCTCTCGGCTCCCGCCGGGGCGGTGGAGATTGATGCCACCGGCAAGCATGTCACGCCGGGGCTCATTGATCCGCACACGCACGGTGGTGTGAGCTCGGTGAACGAAAGCGGTTTCGCCATCGTCCCCGAAGTGCAGATGGGTGACGTGATCACGCACAACAACATCTGGTTCTACCGCCAGCTCGCCGGTGGCCTCACCTCCACCATGATCAAGCACGGCTCGGCCAATCCCATTGGCGGCGAGAATGTGTTTGTGAAAACGCGCTGGGGTTCGCTCCCCGAGGACTACAAGATTGTCGGCGCGCCGCGCACGGTGAAGTTTGCCTTGGGTGAAAACCCCAAGCGTGCGCCCACGCGCTACCCCAACACCCGCATGGGTGTGCAGGAAATCATTCGCGACCACTTCCTGGCCGCGCGCGACTACGAAAAGGAATGGAAGCGCTGGGAGAAGGAGAAGACCGGTATTCCGCCGCGCAAGGATCTGCGCATGGAAGCCATTCTCGACATCCTGAACCAGAAGCTGCTCATTTCCTCGCACGGCTATCGCGCCGACGAGTTCCTGGCGCTGGTGCGCCTGGCGGAGGAGTTCGGGTTCAAGGTGCAGACGCTGCAGCACGGCGTGGAAGCGTACAAGATTGCCGACGAGCTCAAGAAGTCGGGAGTTGCCGCCGTGGTGTGGAGTGACTGGGGCGCCTTCAAGCTCGAAGCGTATGACGCCACGAGCTACAACGCGCGTCTGCTCATGGAAGCGGGCGTGGTTACCTCGCTGCACTCCGACGACAACGAGATCTCCACGCGCATGAACTGGGAAGCAGGGAAGCTGCTCCGCTCGGGCGTGAACGAAATCGACGCGTTGAATACAGTCACGATCAACGCGGCGAAGGCCATTGCCATCGACAAGCGCATCGGCTCGCTCGAAGCCGGCAAGGATGCCGACTTCGTGATCTGGAACGGCAACCCGTTGTCGCAGTTCACCAAGGCCGAACAGACCTGGGTAGATGGTCGCAAGTACTTCTCGATTGACGAAGACAAGGTGCTGCGCGCGGATGTCACCAAGCAGCGTGCCCAGCTCATTCAGGCGGTCATCGCGGCGAGCGCCGACGCGGCCCCGGCGGCCGGCGCGGCGCCAGCCCGCGGCCGTGGCCCGGGAGGCAAGTAA
- a CDS encoding xanthine dehydrogenase family protein molybdopterin-binding subunit, producing the protein MSARRNLPWLAVPAATDTAATPAVDTPSTSTEPARRDFLKVLGMGGLLIAASSVGVRRLEAAAGFAPSAEPWEPHAYIRLGDDGLITIICHRSEMGQGIRTTMPMIIADEMDANWALCRVEQGLGNEPKYGSQNTDGSTSIRDFLQKYREAGATVRALLEDAAAKEWAVASSEVQARNGEVVHVASGRTKAFGALVATARTIPMPAATRVRIKTPAERKWEGKAMPSIDLVPMTTGGAIFGADVRLPGMKVAAIARPPVWGGTVLSVDDSLAKQVAGVERIVRIPASPMPGGFLPLGGVAVIATNTWAAMKGRDALRITWNHGPNASYDSAAYKTSLQESVRRPGAAGRTNGDVERGLTTAARRVTAEYYMPHLSHAQMEPVVAVAQVTNGKAEVWAPTQSPMDARKTVAEYLKLDVANVSVHVTLLGGGFGRKSKPDFICEAAFLSREVGAPVRVQWTREDDLRHSYLHSPAAHRLEAGLDAAGKVVAWRHRSAYPAISATFAPKVTGAEPDELTNGASDIPFDIPNMQVEICPAVAHTRIGWYRSVNAIHHGFAIGSFVDELARAAKQDPADFLLALLGPDRRVDLSQAGLVKPASNYGATWTDHPLDSARARRVVELAIEKSGWRGPALARGRGRGIAVHRSFLSYVAMVVEVEVLPDGTVLVPRATVAVDAGFVANPDRARAQMEGALIMAMSNVLSSEVTFAAGRVVQSNFRDYGVTRMRAAPRQVDVHLVPSEGLPGGIGEPGVPPACGAIANAIFAATGVRVRELPVGRQLAGWQTRSSN; encoded by the coding sequence ACACACCATCGACCAGCACCGAACCGGCTCGACGCGACTTTCTCAAAGTGCTCGGCATGGGCGGCTTGCTCATTGCCGCCAGCAGTGTTGGTGTGCGTCGGCTGGAGGCGGCAGCAGGTTTTGCCCCAAGCGCAGAACCTTGGGAGCCGCACGCCTACATTCGCCTTGGCGACGACGGACTGATCACGATCATCTGCCATCGGTCGGAGATGGGACAAGGGATCCGCACGACCATGCCCATGATCATCGCCGACGAAATGGACGCCAACTGGGCGCTGTGTCGCGTGGAACAAGGGCTCGGAAACGAACCGAAATACGGCAGCCAGAACACCGATGGCTCCACCAGTATTCGCGACTTCCTGCAGAAGTATCGCGAGGCGGGCGCCACCGTGCGGGCGTTGCTGGAAGATGCCGCCGCCAAGGAATGGGCGGTGGCCAGCAGTGAGGTGCAGGCACGCAACGGCGAAGTGGTGCACGTGGCGTCCGGACGCACCAAGGCGTTTGGTGCGCTGGTGGCTACCGCGCGGACGATACCCATGCCCGCTGCCACGCGCGTTCGTATCAAGACGCCCGCCGAACGTAAATGGGAAGGCAAGGCGATGCCGTCCATCGACCTCGTGCCCATGACCACCGGCGGCGCGATCTTCGGAGCGGATGTGCGGCTGCCAGGCATGAAGGTCGCGGCCATCGCACGGCCGCCAGTGTGGGGTGGTACCGTGCTGAGCGTTGACGATTCGCTGGCCAAACAAGTGGCCGGTGTTGAGCGCATTGTGCGCATTCCCGCGTCGCCCATGCCCGGTGGGTTTTTACCACTGGGCGGTGTGGCCGTGATTGCCACCAATACATGGGCCGCCATGAAGGGGCGCGACGCGCTGCGCATTACCTGGAATCATGGGCCCAACGCTTCGTACGATAGCGCCGCCTACAAAACGTCGCTCCAGGAATCCGTGCGTCGTCCTGGAGCCGCTGGCCGCACCAACGGCGATGTGGAGCGCGGACTGACCACCGCCGCGCGACGCGTCACGGCAGAGTACTACATGCCGCACCTCTCGCACGCCCAAATGGAACCGGTGGTTGCCGTGGCACAGGTAACCAACGGCAAGGCGGAAGTCTGGGCGCCCACGCAGTCTCCCATGGATGCACGCAAAACCGTGGCGGAGTATCTCAAGCTCGACGTCGCCAACGTGAGCGTGCACGTGACCTTGCTGGGTGGTGGATTCGGGCGAAAGTCCAAACCCGATTTCATCTGCGAAGCCGCGTTTCTCTCACGGGAAGTTGGGGCTCCCGTGCGAGTGCAATGGACGCGGGAAGATGACCTGCGCCATTCCTACCTGCACTCGCCGGCGGCGCATCGACTGGAGGCTGGTCTTGATGCCGCAGGCAAAGTGGTGGCGTGGCGTCATCGTTCTGCATATCCCGCTATTTCGGCCACTTTTGCACCCAAGGTGACCGGCGCGGAGCCCGACGAACTCACGAATGGCGCGAGCGACATTCCGTTCGACATTCCGAACATGCAGGTGGAGATCTGCCCCGCAGTGGCGCACACGCGGATTGGCTGGTACCGCAGCGTCAACGCCATCCATCATGGCTTCGCCATTGGGTCATTCGTTGACGAATTGGCCCGTGCCGCCAAACAGGATCCGGCGGACTTTCTGCTGGCCTTGCTGGGCCCAGATCGGCGCGTGGACCTGTCGCAGGCAGGACTGGTAAAGCCGGCGAGCAATTACGGCGCCACGTGGACGGATCATCCACTCGATTCGGCGCGCGCCCGACGGGTGGTGGAGCTGGCCATCGAGAAGAGCGGCTGGCGCGGCCCCGCATTGGCACGCGGCCGTGGGCGCGGCATTGCGGTGCACCGCAGCTTCCTGTCGTACGTGGCGATGGTGGTGGAAGTGGAGGTCCTGCCCGATGGTACCGTGCTGGTCCCTCGCGCGACCGTAGCCGTGGATGCGGGATTCGTTGCCAATCCCGATCGCGCCCGCGCGCAGATGGAAGGGGCGCTCATCATGGCCATGAGTAACGTGCTATCCAGCGAAGTCACCTTTGCCGCCGGCCGCGTGGTGCAGTCCAACTTTCGCGACTACGGCGTGACCCGCATGCGCGCCGCCCCACGACAGGTGGATGTGCACCTCGTCCCCAGTGAGGGACTTCCCGGTGGCATTGGTGAGCCTGGCGTACCGCCGGCCTGCGGTGCCATTGCCAACGCCATTTTTGCCGCCACCGGGGTGCGGGTCCGTGAACTCCCCGTGGGACGCCAACTGGCGGGGTGGCAAACGCGCAGCAGCAACTGA